AGAACCGCATGGCGGCGCGCGGCCACTCCCGCCTGGGGATGGTGACCGCCGTCGATGCCGCGTCGCGCATTGCGATGTTCCAGGGCGGATCGATGGCCGAGGGGTGGGCCTGCTACGCCACGCAGTTGGCGGGCGAGCTCGGGCTGCTCACCCCGCTCGAGCAGATCTCGGAGGCCCACTCGGCGGTGCGCTTTCTGGGCCGCGCGATCATCGACTTGCGCCTGCACCTTGGCGACTGGACGGCCAGTGCGTGCGCGCGCTTTCTGGTGGACACCGTGCACATGGACGAGGCGCAAGCCGCGGGGGAAGTGACGAAGGCAAGTATGTTCCCGGGGACGGCGCTGATGTACTGGATGGGGACCGAGGGGATCGTGCGGACGCGCGCCGCGCTGCAGCAGGCACAGGGCCCCGCGTTCTCGCTCCGCCGGTTCCATGAGGCGCTGCTCGAGCGCGGTGCGCTACCCGTACCACTGGTGAGCCGGCTGCTGCTGGCTGCGGAGGACGTTGCATGAGAAGCGGGGGGATGCGGGTCCGATGGATGGCGTGCGCGCTGATCGGCGCGACCGTTGCCGCCTGCGGCGGGGGCGGTGACGCCGTTCCCGCGAGCGGCGGCGCGGCTGCGAGCCCTGGACGCGGGCCGTCGAACGAGTTGCTCGTGATCGGCTACGATCGCGAGCCCGATACGATGAATCGCTACGCCACACACATTCTCGAGGATATCGAGTCGTGTGTGGTGGAAGGGCTGGTCGTGCCCGATGAACGCATGCATGCGGTGCCGGTGCTGGCCGCCGAGATCCCCACGCTGGCCAACGGTGGCGTGGTACGCCGCAAGGATGGCGGTATGGATGTGACGTGGAAGCTGCGCCCGGGGGTGAAGTGGCACGACGGAACGCCGCACACGTCGGCCGATGTGCAATTCACTGTGAATGCCATCAACAAGGGCGACTGGAAGCCCGAAAGCGTGGATGGCTTCGACCGTATCGCGAGTGTGGATACGCCGGATTCGCTGACGGCGGTCGTGCACTATCGCGAGCCCTACGCGCCGTATGTGTGGCAGTTCGTGCGCGGCACGCTCCCCAAGCATGTGCTGGCGGGCACGTCGATCGACGCCGCCACCGAGTACAACCGCGCGCCGCTGGGCACGGGCCCGTACAAGGTGGCCGAGTGGAAGACGGGTGAGTACATCGCGCTCGAGCGCGTGCCGGGCTACTGGCGTGGCGATTCGTTGCCGGCGATCAAGCGGCTGGTTTTCCGCTTCATTGCCAATACGAACACGCGGATCAATCAGCTCAAGACCGGCGAAGTGCACCTGGTGGCGCTGGTGCCGTGGGACAAGGCCCGCGAACTGAAGGACGTGGCGGGCGTTCGCCTCGCGCGCACGATCGGCAACGGCTACGAGCATGTGTCGCTCAACCAGGGGAAGGTGGCGGCGTTCAAGGATGTCCGGGTGCGGCAGGCGTTGGCGCACGCAGTGGACCGGCCGCTGATCGTGAAGTCGCTGCTGGATGGGTTGGTGACTGAGGTGAATGGGCCGGTACAGCCGCTGTCGCCCGCGTACGAGCCGAACGTGACGGCGTATGCGTACGACACGACCCGAGCGAAGGCGTTGCTGGATCAGGCCGGGTGGAAGCCCGGGGCCGACGGCATCCGGACGAATGGGTCGCAGCGGTTGGCGTTCACGCTGATTGCCCAGTCCGGCTTTGCGATTCGCGAGAACGTGGCGCAGGTGCTGCAGCAGCAGTGGAAGGCGGTCGGCGCCGATGTGCAGGTGCAGTTGGTGGATGGGACGGCGATCAGCGCGCTCTGGTTCAACGGCAAGTTTGACGCGATGCTGCACTGGTGGCAGATGGGCGCCGATCCGGAGCTGACCCTGTTCTTTGCGAGCGATCGCATTCCGCCGCGTGGGCGCAATATCAATCAGGTGGCGGATTCCGCCCTCACCGCGCTGCTCTATGCCAGCGATCGGGAGATCGACGAAGGGAAGCGTGTCGATCTCCTGAAGGCGGTACAACGGCGCGTGGCGGAGTTGGCGCCCGAGATTCCGCTGTACAACACGACGAAGCTGGATGCGGTGCCGGCGTCGCTCGAGGGGCACACGGGCAACCCGACGAACGCCGGGCCGTTCTGGAACGTGTGGGCGTGGCGCATCAAGTGACCGCGCGCCTGGGGCTGCCGTGCATCGGGTGATCGGGCGACGCCTGTTGCAGGCGGTGCCGCTGCTGCTGCTGTTGTCGGCCGTGCTCTTTGGCGTGCTGCAGTTGGCGCCGGGTGGGCCGCTCGCGACCTATCTCGAGAACCCCAACGTGCGCCCCGAAGACATTGCGCGGTTGGAGCGCGCCCTGGGGCTCGACCGACCGGCGCCGGAGCAGTATGTGCGCTGGCTCGCGGCATTCGTGCGCGGCGATTGGGGCTATTCCTACGCGGATGGCCGGCCGGTGCTCGCGCGCATTCTGGAGCGCGTCCCGGCAACGGCGGAGCTGGTGAGTGCCGCCGTGGTGCTCGCGTTGCTCGCGGCGGTACCGGCCGGGGTGTACGGCGCGGTGCGGCGTGGGGTGGACCGCGCGACGACGCTGCTCGCGGTGGCCGGTATTTCGCTGCCGGTGTTCTGGGCCGGGCTGGTGCTGCAACTCGTGTTCGCCGTCTGGCTGGGGTGGTTGCCGAGCGGCGGGCGGGTGGCGGTGAGCGGCGGTGGGCTCGCGGACCGGCTCGCGCACCTGATCCTGCCGGCGACGGTGCTGGCGGTGGCCCTGGGCGCCGCGTGGTCGCGGTATCTGCGGCGCTCGGTGCGTGAAGCAATGGCGATGCCGTTCACCACGGTGGCGCGCGCCCGTGGCGTGTCGGCCTCGCGCGTGGTGTGGCGCCACGCCGTGCCGGTCGCGCTGCCGCCCTTCGTGACGGTTGTGCTGGTGGATGTCTCGCTGCTCGTGTCGGGCGCGGTGGTCACCGAAGGGGTCTTCGCCTGGCCGGGGCTGGGGCAGCTGTTCATCGAGTCGCTCGCCAAGCGCGACTACGCGGTGCTGATGGCGGTGATGATGATGGGGTCGGTGTCGGTCGTGCTCTTCAACCTGATCGCCGACCTGATCGTACTGCGGCTCGACCCGCGCACGCGCCACGCCGGAGACGGCGCTTGAGCGCCCGCGCGCCGCGGGCGATGGGGCGTGGCGATGCGCGGGTCGCCGCGCTCGTGCTGCTGGTCCTGCTGGGGGCGGCCGCGCTGGCGCCCGTGGTGGCGCCGTATGGCTATGACGCGCTCGATCTCGCGCATCGCCGCGCCGGGCCAACCGCCACGCATTGGTTCGGCACCGACGAGTTGGGGCGCGATCTCCTGACGCGCGTGCTGCACGGGGCACGCGTGTCGTTGGCCATTGGCGTGGGATCGGCGGCGCTGGCCGCCTGTCTGGGGACGCTGGTGGGCGCGATGGCAGGCGCCGCCTCGCGGCGCGTGGATGACCTGCTGATGCGCCTCACCGACGCGATGCTCGCGATTCCGCGGCTGCCGCTGCTCATGCTCGTGGCCGCGTTCGTCCGGCCGTCGGTGCCGCTGCTGGTCGTGTTGGTGAGCGCCGTGAGTTGGATGGAGTGCGCGCGTGCGGTGCGGCCGGTGGTGCGTGCGCTCACCGCCGAAGACTTCGTGTCAGCGGCCCGGGCGCTCGGCGCGTCGCCCCCGCGCGTGCTGGCGCGGCATGTGCTGCCCGGCGTTGTGCCGGTGGTGGCGGTGGCCACGACGCTGGCCGTGGGGCGTGGCATTCTGCTCGAGAGCGCGATCTCGTTCTTTGGCGTGGGGGTGCAGCCGCCGCTGCCAAGCTGGGGAAACATGCTCTGGCAGGCGCAGTCCACAATGACGAGCGAGCCGTGGCTTGCGGTGTTTCCGGGCGTGGCGATCTTCGTGACGGTGTTGGCGTGTAATGCGATTGGGGACGCGCTGGCGGACTGAGCGCTGAGAGGCGCATACGTGGGGCGCAGTGCCCCGAGGTTCCCGCCCCTCGTATGCGCAGTACGTATACGCAGTACGTATGCGCCCCACGTATACGCTACTCCCGTCAGTACCCTCGCACCCGATCCACCACCGTCCGCGGCACCCGCCCCCGCTCGAGCGCCTCGAGCGTCTCCACGATGCCGTCGATCGTGCCGGTGGCGGTACTCGGTCCGGAGACGTGCGGCGACACCACGACGCGCGGGTCGCTCCAGAGCGGCGACTCCGCGGGGAGCGGCTCCGTCTCGAAGACATCGAGGGCGCAGCCGGCGAGCTGGCCGGCATCGAGCGCGGGGAGGATGGCTTGCTCATCCACGAGCGCGCCGCGCCCGGCGTTGAGCAGCACGGCCCCGGTGCAGCGCGCGAGCACGTCGCGGCTCAGGAGACCGCGCGTATCGGGGGTGAGCGGCGCGGTGAGCACGATCACCTTGGCCGACGCGACCAGCGCCGGGAGCGCGGTGAACGGGGCGAGCGCGGTGAACACACTGGGGGTGCCGTGCTCGGGGCGCGCGGCGCCCGTGCGCGAGACGCCCACCACCGGGCATCCGATCGCCGCGAACAGGCGCGCGACGTGCGTGCCGACGTCACCCGTCCCCACGACCAGCACCGGCTGGCCGGCGAGCATATGCGGCTCGCAGTCGCGCGCCCAGCGCTTCGTGCGCTGGGCCTCCTCGAGCTCACGCCAGCGCTGCGTGAAGCCGAGCGCCCGGGCCAGCGCCCACTCGGCGATGGGCGGCCCGAACGACTCGGTGGTGCGGGTGAGCAGGATGTCGGTCGGCAGTGCGCCCGGAGCCATCCAACCGTCCACGCCGGCGCCGGTACAGTGCACCCAGCGCACCTGGCCCATGGTCGCCACGGCCGGGCGGCGGAACCCGATGTAGGCCTCCGCCCAGTCGAGCATCTCCGGCGTGACCTCCGCCATGCGCGTGCCGCGCACGTCGAGATCGGGACGACGCTCCGTGAGGCGCGGCACCCAGTGGGCGTGCGCCTCACTGGCGAGGATGATGCGGCGGGGCGGACTCGGGAGGGGGAGCGACATGGACGCGAGAGTGAAGGTGGGGGCTCGCTCCAGTATGCCACGCCTCACGCGATTTCAGAATGTCTGCGCGCCATTCAGAACATGAACTTGAACCAGTGCGCCACCCGGGTCGGTACGGAGCCGCGGCGCGGCAGCAGGGCGTCCAGTTCCGCGGGATCGGTCAGCCAGCGGGACTGGCCGATCAGCGAGATGAGATCGATGGTGGCCGTCACCGACGGCCAGCCGGCCAGCATGACCACGGCCTCACCATCGCTGACCATGCTGCGGTCGTTCTGGTTGGCGGAGCCGAGCATTGTGTAGAAGACCACGTGCTCGCGGGTCGCAGCGGGCAGGGCATCGTACCAGGCCTGCACCACGTCGCCGCCGAGATCGATACGCGCATCGGGGACGTCCTCGAACGCGGCAACGGCCGCGCCGGGTGCCTGCAGCTGGGAGATGCGCCGCGGCACAAAGGCACGCGTCATGTCGACCCAGTCACTGCGGGCCATGACGCTCCAGGCCTCTCGGGAGGCGATGAAGTTGGCCTTGAGGTGGAGCAGCGGATGCTGACCAGCCTCGAACTCGGAGCCACCACGCGCCGGCGTCGGCAACTGGCCGAGCGTGCGGGCAATCGAATCGAGCCCGGTGTAGACCTCGGGCGGGAAGTTGAAGAGATCGCGTAGCCATTGATAGCGGTCGAGGGTGGCGCGTACCGCGAGGATCTTGCGCGGTACATCGGAGACGGGGATCTCCGAGGCGTACAGCCCCACCTTGAGCAATCCACCGTTCGCCCGAATGACTGTGCCCAGCACGCGATCGGCCATCAGCAGGCGCCAGAGCAGTTCGCGGCTGCGGATCAGCGAGCCAAAGGCGCGCGCCGGCGCGTTCGCCAAGGTTGGTGCGATGACCAGCACCCGAACGCCACGCATGGCGCAGCCGGTCAGCACCGATCCCCAGAAGGTGCCGTTCCACAACGAGTCGGGAATCTTGATGACGGAGCCGGGCGGCATGAGCGTGTAGAGCAGCGCCTTGGTGACGTTGATGCTCTTGTTGTCGTAGCCCGTGCGATTCTGCAGCAGCACCGCGCGCAGCGGGCGGCCGCCGACCGGTTTGGCGCGGGCGATTTGCGCGTCGTAGTCGAGCGCCCGGGGTTCCTCGCGCAGCACCGCCGGAATCTGTGCCGGCGTGAAGCCCTGCCCGAGGAACAGCTCGCGGGCGGCGGCCTTGAGCGCCAGGTTGGCGGGGCCACGGACCAGCAAGGAACGATCTTCCCACGCGAGACTGGCGTAGTGTTCGCCAATGCCAGCGCCGGTGACGATCGATTCGCCGCGATACAGATCACGCTCGGTGATGTCATAGAACACGATCTTGCGATGATCGCGCATCCACGTGTCCGGGACCGGGAAGGCCGTCGCGACGTGCCAGCTCCAGAAGGTCGGGTCGTTGGTGTTGGTAATGTTGACGTGCACCTTGATCAGGTTCTTGAGCCACGCTTCGCCATACTGCGCGCGCTGCGCCGAGAGCAGCGAGGAGTGGGCGATCGCTTCGCGGAGCGAGTCCTGCGCGGCGCGGAGGGAGTCCTCCCACGCGGCGAAGCGCTCGGGCAGGTCGACCTCATGATCGAGCGGGCGCTCGAGCAGCGACAGCCAGAGACTGCCTTTGTTGCTCCGGTAGAACCACTCATCCAGAATGATGAAGTACGACGGAAAGACCCCGGTCGCGTCGTATGCGCGCACGCGGCTGATCATCGCTGCGAGGTAGGAGCGCAGGACATGCCGGAAGCTCATCTCGTCGGGATCGCCCTTGGCGTCCACGCCGCGGAAGTCGTGGGTCCAGAGCACATGATAGAACCGCGCCGCGCGAATGGTGCGACTGAGCTGGTACTGGAACTGTTCGTTGATGACGTAGGACACGTCATTGCCTTCGGTGATCGGTTCACCGCTTGCGCGGTCTACCAGCGCATCCAGTTCCTGTTGGGTGTCGTGCTCCTCGGGCAGCAGCGCCAGCTGGAGGGGTAGCCACACGAACCGCGAGTCGTCCCAGTCGCGATGGGCAGCACCTCGCACGCCGTCGACGATGTCGAGCAGCTGGACGAACACGCCGAGGGCGTCGGTGGTCCGTTCACGCGGCAGTCCGGATTCGACGTGCAGCCAGCGCAGGAAGACGCCGCGTGCGTGCACCGCAAACTCGCGCAGGGTGTCATCGTGCTTGCCCTGGCCGAGCAACCGGTCGTACGGCAGCAGGACTTCATCCAGGAGGACGGCCCGCGCCTGTCGTGCGGCGCGCTCGCCGGCGGCGTTCGTGCCGCTGTCGTTGACCGGCCCGAGGACCTGGGAGAAGGCGCGAACCAGTGCGCGGTGCAAGCGCCGCGTCTCGAGTTCGAGCGTGGTGTTATCCGCTTCCCGGGCAATATCCTGCAAGCGCGCGAGCACGACGGCATCGCTGCGCGCGCCACCGCCGCCCTTGTGGTCCAGCCACGGTACCGTCAGCAGTTGCATGCGCATCGCCGCCTGTCGCGCGTCGGCCAGCGCCACCGGCAAGGCCGGCGGCGTGGTCGGCACCGCGGCATATGGGGCGCGCTGGTTCGACAGCCGCGCCCGGTCGTTCAGGGGGCGCGTGGTGCCCCAGGGAATGCGCCGCCGCCACGGCGACTCGATGCCGAGCGTCAGTACACGCTCCGGTCCGGGCCGCACGTCCATGCGCAGCATGGTGCCATCGTGAAAGAGGCCGCCGCGTCGTCCGGGCCAGTTCACGGAGAGCATGGGCCGCACGTGGTGATCGGCACCGCTGAAGTCGAGCCCGATGCCCATGCGCGCGAAGGGTGAGACGAGACGCGCGCGGGCGCCGCCGTCGGCGTTGGCGTTCAAGGTGCCGCCGTACAGCTCGAACTGCACGCCGCCGAGGCCCAGTGCGCGATTGAGCAGCTCGTAGTAGACGCCCACCCGGACTTCGGCCACCCCCGAGGCGCTCCCGCTCCGGCGCCCGATGCCGGTTGCGCCACCGATCGTGGACAGCCATGCACCAGGCTGCCCGAGCGAGTAGATCGTGCCGCCGTCGGACGGAAGGCGCGGCTGCGCGTGTGCCAGCGCCGTTGCAATCGCCGTCGCCAACGCGAAGAGCCCACCGGTGAGCGCCAGGCGCAGGGGTCTCCCAATCATCGCGTAGCCTCCGTACGGAACGGCGGGCAGCCGTCGAGCTCCGCCGACCGCGGATTGGGGACCCGGCGGAGCATCCACGTGCCATCGACCTGCCGCACGCCGGTGCCCACCTGTTCGCGGCAGATGGGATCGCGCCCGCCGGCGACCACGTTAGCGACGTCGAAGAGCACGCCGGCCAGCCGACGCACGGCGTGGTGCGTGCCCACGAGGCGCTGGAACCAGCCTTCGGTGGTCAGCGCGTCGGTGATATCGACGGTTTCCGTCAGATCGGGCGCCAGCGGCGGGCTGACCCGCTGGCCGGCGCGCGTGCTGCCGCTCACGCGACGCGCCAGCGCGAGGGCGCGATCGCGCCCGGACACGTACAGCACACGGCGGTGGGCAATGGCGGCGAACGTCGGCAGCAGACTGTCGCGGAAGCGCTCGGCCTCGACGTCGGGGACGAGAAAGGCCAGCGCTCGCAGCGGCTGCGCCTGCAGCGCACGACGCACGGCGGTATCGCTCGCGAGCACGTTGCCGACCAGCTGACCCCCCAGCGAGTGCGCGGTGACCGTCAGGGCCTCGCCGCCGACCGCATCCACCACGTTCATGAGCGCACGCGCAAAGGCGGGCTGACTGATCACCGTCGACGCCGAATCTTCGCGATACGCCTGACTGAACCACGCGCCACGGCGCGGCCATGTGATGCCATGGCCATGGGATGGCCACGCGAAGGCAATCCACGGGTCGTGTGCGCCGCCGAATTGCTGGGCGGTCGCGGTGTACTCCCAGGCTTCGCTGATCGAGGTCGCAAAGCCATGCACGTACAGCACCGCTCCCGCGGTGGTCTCACGCGGCCGGCGCACCCGTTGCTGCAGTGCGTCGTGAAAGGCGGCCGCTGAGAGCACCTCGCGCGACTCGAAGGTCAGGTCGCCGGTGGATCCGGCGCGCTGTTCGTGCGGCGCGCGGAAGAGTGCCAGCCCGTACTCCAGCGAATCGTCGGCCCGCGGCAGGCTGCGTTGCGAGCTGCGATTACGGATGGCGACGTACCACACGGTGTCGCGGCGCGGTGCACGATCCATCGGCATTGGCGCACGGGCCGCACACGCTGACAGGGCGAGGGTCAACAGGATCTGCCCCAGCACCGCTCCGGTGGATCGACGCACACGAGCCCTTGTCATTGCCATACCCTTGCTGGTCCGACGTCCCGCTATCGTTTCCCCGCCGGCGGCCCGTCACGCGCGGGCGGGGCCGACGCCTCGCCGCGCCCGACGGCGGGTGGCAACCCCTGGGGATAGCGTGCCCATGGGGCGAGTGCTGGTCGCGTGGGCGGATGCACGCGCAGGTACTCGACTTGTGCGTGCGACAGACCACCCGCCAGCAGGCTCACCCCGGTAAACACGCCAGTCCATATGCCCATCACGGCCTCGCAGCCATCGGAGATGGTGCTGCAGGCACCGGCGAGTGCCGCGCCGGAGACCGCACCGAAGGCCACGCCGCGGAGCACCGTGCGCGCAAAGACCTGGGTCTGGCGTGAGACGCGCACGCTGGAGATGCTCGCGAGTGGCCAGACGCGCACGGTGGCGTGCGTATCCCGCAACCAGAGGCTGTCGTTGCTCACGGCGAGCAGTTCGCCCGTGAATTTCAGGGCTGAATCCGCCACCATGGTCAGGCGGACGGGGGCGCCGCGCTCGGGGTGGCGCTGCATGGCCATCGAACACCCGAACAGGCCGAGGCTGACGACGAGCCCAAGGCTCGTGCGCATGGCGTGCGTGTTCATGGGGTCCCTCGGCCGAATCGGCTGTTCCAGAAGCGTTGCTCAAAGCCGGCCTCGCGCGCCTTGAAGGTTGGCGCGAGGAGCCGCAGGGCGGCGCGCGGATCGGTCATCACCCACGCACTCAACGCGGCATTCTCCTCGGCGAGCCACTCGCGGCGCATCCACTCACGGTACCAACCGCGTGAGTCTATGAAGAGGCGATAGGTGCTCGCGTCGGTGGGCAGGCGATAGCTGAGCTGTACCGCATCGCCCGGCTGCGTGAAGAGCACGCGCGTGGTGTCGACCAGAATGTCCCGCACATCGCTGCGCGGCGGGCGGGCGCCCCGATAGGTGGCGCCGGTCTCCAACGTGGCGGTGCGTGGATCCAGGACCACGGGGGTCAGGGTGTCACCGAGCGTGCCCAGCGCGAGATAGCCAATGCGCCAGTTGCCGCGCGCAAAGCGCAGGCGGAGCTGGAGCGCGGCACCACGGGGGCGGGCAATCGGCGGCAACGGGATCGCCTGCACGTCGGTCGCAATGGGTCCGGCCTCCGCGTAGCGGCCCGCGGGATGCCACATGCCATCGGCATCCTGCACGTCGATGGCGATCTCGCCGATGAGTCGATTGGTCTCGTCGAGCGGGCGCCGCGCGTCGGGATCGCCGCGCTCGAGCTTCGCGAGCCAGGATCCGGCCGTCGTGCCGAGCGTCGCCATCGTCTGATACAGCACGAACGTGGAGACGAACGCCTGGCGGGCGGCCATGAGCAGCACCGGCGTGCCGGGCGCTGCCGTGAAGGTGACGTGCACGGTGTCGGGCGCCGCGAGATCGGCGGAGTCGGTGGGCGTGTGCCATTCGCGCGCGTCGCGTGCCGCCACCTCGCGGACACAATCGACGAGGCCGTTGCGGCACCGGCTCACGGTCTGCACCTCCTGCACGCCGATGATCGTGCCATCGGGTGTGGCGAAGACCTCGCCCTGCGGCGGCGTTGGCACGGCCAGCAGTCGCACGTACCGCACGGCATGCGATTCGAGCGCCTCATTGCGCATCAGCAGGGGCACCAGCGATCCGCCCGCGCGACTCGTCTGCAGGTCATCGACATCGTGGGCTTCCAGTCGCCGCGCGATGCTGGACGAGAAGCCTTCCGCCAACGGTCGGGCCGCCGGGTTCGCGTCGAGATAGAAGGTGGGGCACGATCCAAAGCACGACTTCGGATCGGAGACGCATCCGACCGTGGCGACGGTGCCCAGCACGAGGAAGGCATCGATCACGCCCTCGCCGAACGATCCGACGGTCAGTGGGGCATTCGTCTCGAGCAAGGCGACGGTATCGAGTCGCACGCGCACGAAGACCGACTCGAGCGGGCGTCGCTCGGCATCCCAGCGGCGCGCCAGGCCGAGGATGACGCTATCCCCCTCGCGATCCCAGGAGCGCAGCACATCGAGCGCGCCGGAGCGATAGTGAATCTTGAGTGTGGCATCGGTGCGCACCGTGTCCAGTGGTGCCGACGGACTGCGGAGCACCGGATTGCGGACGCGCACACACGATCCAACCAGTAACCAGGCGGCGCCAAGTAGCGCGAGCCGCGCACAGAGCGCGCTCGAGGGGCGGGACATCGTCATGTGCTCACCTCATGGAGGAGACCTCATGACCGGCGGAGCGCGGCAGAATGTCGTGCGCTCCCATTCAAAGCTGCGGACTCGCGCGCCAATGTGTGTGCGGCATCCGCCCAGGATGCGTCAGGCTTGCCCTTACCGCGCGACGGTGCCCGGATCGCGGTCCCGCCACCGCTTGCGCGGGTGCCCAATGTCCGTGGAAGATTAGGCTCCTCTCACCCGCTCGCCCCATGCTCAGCGCCCTGTCGTTCGTGGCTTCGCTCGTGCTCTGTCCGGTTCCGGTTTCGGCCCCGCGTGGTGAGCCGGTCGTCTCGACGCCACGGGCGGCGGCCGACTCGGCGCTTGCGTCGCTGTTCGAGCGCGGCGTCCCGTACGCCACGTTCCTGGCCAACGCGAAGGCGCGCCGGGAGCTGTGGGACCGCAACAGCACGTGGAGCACGCCGCCCGAGGCGCTGGTGCAGCGCGCGCGGGCCACGGGCGGTGGCTGGAAGCTGCTCGCGGTGGCCGTTGACGGCTGTTCCGACAGCGTGAACACCATTCCGTACATCGCTCAGCTGGTGGCGCTGCTCCCCGGGGTGGAGCTGCGGATCATCGGCAGCGATGTCGGGCGGGCGATCATGGAAGCGCACCGGACGCCGGATCAGCGGGCCGCCACGCCCACGGTGCTGCTGCTCGATGCCACCTTTGTGGAGCGCGGGGCGTTCATCGAACGGCCGCCGGAGCTGCAGCAGTGGATGCTGGCCCAGAAAGGGGTGATGTCCGACGCCGACGCGCACACGCGCAAGATGGCGTGGTACGACG
This genomic window from Gemmatimonadaceae bacterium contains:
- a CDS encoding peptide ABC transporter substrate-binding protein, encoding MRSGGMRVRWMACALIGATVAACGGGGDAVPASGGAAASPGRGPSNELLVIGYDREPDTMNRYATHILEDIESCVVEGLVVPDERMHAVPVLAAEIPTLANGGVVRRKDGGMDVTWKLRPGVKWHDGTPHTSADVQFTVNAINKGDWKPESVDGFDRIASVDTPDSLTAVVHYREPYAPYVWQFVRGTLPKHVLAGTSIDAATEYNRAPLGTGPYKVAEWKTGEYIALERVPGYWRGDSLPAIKRLVFRFIANTNTRINQLKTGEVHLVALVPWDKARELKDVAGVRLARTIGNGYEHVSLNQGKVAAFKDVRVRQALAHAVDRPLIVKSLLDGLVTEVNGPVQPLSPAYEPNVTAYAYDTTRAKALLDQAGWKPGADGIRTNGSQRLAFTLIAQSGFAIRENVAQVLQQQWKAVGADVQVQLVDGTAISALWFNGKFDAMLHWWQMGADPELTLFFASDRIPPRGRNINQVADSALTALLYASDREIDEGKRVDLLKAVQRRVAELAPEIPLYNTTKLDAVPASLEGHTGNPTNAGPFWNVWAWRIK
- a CDS encoding ABC transporter permease translates to MHRVIGRRLLQAVPLLLLLSAVLFGVLQLAPGGPLATYLENPNVRPEDIARLERALGLDRPAPEQYVRWLAAFVRGDWGYSYADGRPVLARILERVPATAELVSAAVVLALLAAVPAGVYGAVRRGVDRATTLLAVAGISLPVFWAGLVLQLVFAVWLGWLPSGGRVAVSGGGLADRLAHLILPATVLAVALGAAWSRYLRRSVREAMAMPFTTVARARGVSASRVVWRHAVPVALPPFVTVVLVDVSLLVSGAVVTEGVFAWPGLGQLFIESLAKRDYAVLMAVMMMGSVSVVLFNLIADLIVLRLDPRTRHAGDGA
- a CDS encoding ABC transporter permease → MSARAPRAMGRGDARVAALVLLVLLGAAALAPVVAPYGYDALDLAHRRAGPTATHWFGTDELGRDLLTRVLHGARVSLAIGVGSAALAACLGTLVGAMAGAASRRVDDLLMRLTDAMLAIPRLPLLMLVAAFVRPSVPLLVVLVSAVSWMECARAVRPVVRALTAEDFVSAARALGASPPRVLARHVLPGVVPVVAVATTLAVGRGILLESAISFFGVGVQPPLPSWGNMLWQAQSTMTSEPWLAVFPGVAIFVTVLACNAIGDALAD
- a CDS encoding D-2-hydroxyacid dehydrogenase, which encodes MSLPLPSPPRRIILASEAHAHWVPRLTERRPDLDVRGTRMAEVTPEMLDWAEAYIGFRRPAVATMGQVRWVHCTGAGVDGWMAPGALPTDILLTRTTESFGPPIAEWALARALGFTQRWRELEEAQRTKRWARDCEPHMLAGQPVLVVGTGDVGTHVARLFAAIGCPVVGVSRTGAARPEHGTPSVFTALAPFTALPALVASAKVIVLTAPLTPDTRGLLSRDVLARCTGAVLLNAGRGALVDEQAILPALDAGQLAGCALDVFETEPLPAESPLWSDPRVVVSPHVSGPSTATGTIDGIVETLEALERGRVPRTVVDRVRGY
- a CDS encoding alpha/beta hydrolase, with protein sequence MRRSTGAVLGQILLTLALSACAARAPMPMDRAPRRDTVWYVAIRNRSSQRSLPRADDSLEYGLALFRAPHEQRAGSTGDLTFESREVLSAAAFHDALQQRVRRPRETTAGAVLYVHGFATSISEAWEYTATAQQFGGAHDPWIAFAWPSHGHGITWPRRGAWFSQAYREDSASTVISQPAFARALMNVVDAVGGEALTVTAHSLGGQLVGNVLASDTAVRRALQAQPLRALAFLVPDVEAERFRDSLLPTFAAIAHRRVLYVSGRDRALALARRVSGSTRAGQRVSPPLAPDLTETVDITDALTTEGWFQRLVGTHHAVRRLAGVLFDVANVVAGGRDPICREQVGTGVRQVDGTWMLRRVPNPRSAELDGCPPFRTEATR
- a CDS encoding thioredoxin family protein: MLSALSFVASLVLCPVPVSAPRGEPVVSTPRAAADSALASLFERGVPYATFLANAKARRELWDRNSTWSTPPEALVQRARATGGGWKLLAVAVDGCSDSVNTIPYIAQLVALLPGVELRIIGSDVGRAIMEAHRTPDQRAATPTVLLLDATFVERGAFIERPPELQQWMLAQKGVMSDADAHTRKMAWYDEDKGVKTLAEIVALMERAHAARR